One genomic window of Salmo salar chromosome ssa12, Ssal_v3.1, whole genome shotgun sequence includes the following:
- the LOC106565352 gene encoding POZ (BTB) and AT hook-containing zinc finger 1 isoform X1, whose amino-acid sequence MLNEFGMERIAEQSWNSSYTYQVSNHSAEMLHNLNIQRKDGGRFCDVILRVGEESFPAHKAVLAACSEYFESVFGCQTEGDGEAKELEMHTISPKVFKDILDFVYTSRIVVRLECFPELMTAAKFLLMRSVIEICQEVIKQSNVQILVPPSRGGDVSLFRATGGSELGFKLAVDMSNGNGLLENSNNGHTHNVDGSHANDTVVSDSSSQSAIPVLQPVSPSEKTGNPFQEEGSPGSKRGRGRPKKATAIEHIHYNHSTSDVKDIEQLFPCGICGKAFTEAVRLRNHEAQHGASSHGASSGGGPTLITHSGQPGLLENGMPLHGTVDISRKRERTRRHVGCDICGKVFRDVYHLNRHKLSHSGEKPYACHVCGLRFKRKDRMSYHVRSHDGSVGKPYVCQSCGKGFSRPDHLNGHIKQVHTTERPHKCQICNASFATRDRLRSHLACHEDKIPCQVCGKYLRAAYMTDHLKKHSEGPHNYCSICNKDGQENAGKCPHQAESEGDEPSFRELSNGDEMKSPHKSEGEELGSPTPFACNGASAGTGAVQGSPPGGAKAKTSQDSPEKKFPCSECTQTFRTKSYLNKHVNRVHHHGVQKSAGSGSGLGELGPSLGSPFSPQQNMSLLESFGFQIVQSAFASSLVDSEAGHSGMEPGGK is encoded by the exons ATGTTGAATGAATTCGGCATGGAGAGAATAGCGGAGCAGTCGTGGAATTCTTCATACACCTATCAGGTGAGCAATCATAGCGCGGAGATGCTACACAACCTCAACATTCAGAGGAAAGATGGAGGCAGGTTTTGCGATGTGATCTTGCGCGTTGGCGAAGAGAGCTTCCCTGCCCACAAGGCGGTACTGGCGGCGTGCAGCGAGTACTTCGAGTCCGTTTTTGGTTGTCAAACGGAGGGCGACGGGGAGGCAAAAGAACTCGAGATGCATACGATAAGCCCCAAAGTTTTTAAAGACATTTTGGACTTTGTCTACACCTCTAGGATTGTGGTACGATTGGAATGTTTCCCCGAGTTGATGACAGCTGCTAAGTTTCTGTTAATGCGTTCTGTCATCGAGATATGCCAAGAAGTAATCAAACAGTCCAATGTACAAATCCTTGTACCACCCTCTCGAGGAGGTGACGTCAGTTTGTTCCGTGCCACGGGGGGCTCTGAATTGGGTTTCAAATTAGCCGTAGACATGTCAAATGGGAATGGCTTGTTGGAAAATAGCAACAATGGGCACACACATAATGTGGACGGAAGTCATGCCAATGACACTGTCGTGTCGGATAGCAGCTCCCAGTCCGCTATTCCAGTCCTGCAGCCCGTGTCTCCATCAGAGAAGACGGGCAACCCGTTCCAAGAAGAGGGATCTCCGGGTTCTAAGAGAGGCAGGGGGCGACCAAAGAAAGCGACAGCCATAGAGCATATACATTATAACCACAGCACCTCTGACGTTAAAGACATTGAGCAGCTATTTCCTTGTGGAATATGTGGCAAAGCATTTACAGAGGCTGTGCGGTTGAGAAATCACGAAGCGCAGCATGGAGCGTCCAGCCATGGCGCGAGTAGCGGAGGCGGCCCTACCTTGATAACGCACTCTGGTCAGCCCGGTCTGTTGGAGAATGGCATGCCCTTGCATGGAACAGTAGATATCAGCCGTAAACGAGAGAGGACGAGACGTCACGTTGGCTGTGACATTTGTGGAAAGGTGTTCCGGGATGTCTACCACCTGAACCGACACAAATTGTCTCATTCCGGGGAAAAGCCATATGCTTGCCATGTCTGTGGCCTGCGATTCAAGCGGAAGGATAGGATGTCATACCATGTGCGGTCACACGATGGATCTGTGGGCAAACCTTACGTCTGTCAAAGCTGTGGAAAGGGGTTTTCAAG GCCAGACCATCTGAATGGACACATCAAGCAGGTTCACACAACAGAGAGACCCCATAAGTGTCAG ATTTGTAATGCCTCCTTTGCTACGAGAGATCGTCTGCGGTCCCACCTGGCTTGCCACGAGGACAAGATCCCGTGCCAGGTATGTGGGAAGTACCTCCGGGCAGCGTACATGACCGACCACCTCAAGAAACACAGTGAAGGACCTCACAACTACTGTAGCATATGCAACAAAG ACGGGCAAGAGAATGCTGGGAAATGCCCCCATCAGGCAGAATCTGAGGGAGACGAGCCGTCTTTCAGGGAGCTGTCCAATGGCGACGAGATGAAATCTCCGCATAAGTCCGAGGGGGAGGAGCTTGGGTCTCCGACACCATTCGCCTGCAACGGAGCCTCTGCTGGTACTGGGGCTGTGCAGGGGTCGCCACCAGGTGGCGCTAAAGCCAAGACCAGCCAGGACTCTCCAGAGAAAAAGTTCCCCTGCAGCGAGTGCACCCAGACCTTCCGAACAAAATCCTACCTCAACAAGCACGTGAACAGAGTGCATCATCATGGGGTCCAGAAGAGTGCAGGGTCGGGGTCAGGTCTGGGGGAGCTGGGTCCTTCGCTGGGCTCGCCCTTCTCTCCACAACAGAACATGTCTCTGCTGGAGTCGTTTGGCTTCCAGATTGTCCAGTCTGCCTTTGCCTCATCGCTGGTGGACTCTGAGGCAGGGCATAGTGGGATGGAGCCAGGGGGGAAGTGA
- the LOC106565352 gene encoding POZ (BTB) and AT hook-containing zinc finger 1 isoform X2: MLNEFGMERIAEQSWNSSYTYQVSNHSAEMLHNLNIQRKDGGRFCDVILRVGEESFPAHKAVLAACSEYFESVFGCQTEGDGEAKELEMHTISPKVFKDILDFVYTSRIVVRLECFPELMTAAKFLLMRSVIEICQEVIKQSNVQILVPPSRGGDVSLFRATGGSELGFKLAVDMSNGNGLLENSNNGHTHNVDGSHANDTVVSDSSSQSAIPVLQPVSPSEKTGNPFQEEGSPGSKRGRGRPKKATAIEHIHYNHSTSDVKDIEQLFPCGICGKAFTEAVRLRNHEAQHGASSHGASSGGGPTLITHSGQPGLLENGMPLHGTVDISRKRERTRRHVGCDICGKVFRDVYHLNRHKLSHSGEKPYACHVCGLRFKRKDRMSYHVRSHDGSVGKPYVCQSCGKGFSRPDHLNGHIKQVHTTERPHKCQICNASFATRDRLRSHLACHEDKIPCQVCGKYLRAAYMTDHLKKHSEGPHNYCSICNKGFSTASYLKVHVKTHHGSPLLPATAPAHGAFPEPQNHGGTPYHTGRQCAVEGKRPPTLLRSTLPPPAYVSLLLCIGHNLLCCCLWGKHALSVFLKPDQKHKHTQTHTHIKYIGMLAYAVMLTPKDLSALCASIS; encoded by the exons ATGTTGAATGAATTCGGCATGGAGAGAATAGCGGAGCAGTCGTGGAATTCTTCATACACCTATCAGGTGAGCAATCATAGCGCGGAGATGCTACACAACCTCAACATTCAGAGGAAAGATGGAGGCAGGTTTTGCGATGTGATCTTGCGCGTTGGCGAAGAGAGCTTCCCTGCCCACAAGGCGGTACTGGCGGCGTGCAGCGAGTACTTCGAGTCCGTTTTTGGTTGTCAAACGGAGGGCGACGGGGAGGCAAAAGAACTCGAGATGCATACGATAAGCCCCAAAGTTTTTAAAGACATTTTGGACTTTGTCTACACCTCTAGGATTGTGGTACGATTGGAATGTTTCCCCGAGTTGATGACAGCTGCTAAGTTTCTGTTAATGCGTTCTGTCATCGAGATATGCCAAGAAGTAATCAAACAGTCCAATGTACAAATCCTTGTACCACCCTCTCGAGGAGGTGACGTCAGTTTGTTCCGTGCCACGGGGGGCTCTGAATTGGGTTTCAAATTAGCCGTAGACATGTCAAATGGGAATGGCTTGTTGGAAAATAGCAACAATGGGCACACACATAATGTGGACGGAAGTCATGCCAATGACACTGTCGTGTCGGATAGCAGCTCCCAGTCCGCTATTCCAGTCCTGCAGCCCGTGTCTCCATCAGAGAAGACGGGCAACCCGTTCCAAGAAGAGGGATCTCCGGGTTCTAAGAGAGGCAGGGGGCGACCAAAGAAAGCGACAGCCATAGAGCATATACATTATAACCACAGCACCTCTGACGTTAAAGACATTGAGCAGCTATTTCCTTGTGGAATATGTGGCAAAGCATTTACAGAGGCTGTGCGGTTGAGAAATCACGAAGCGCAGCATGGAGCGTCCAGCCATGGCGCGAGTAGCGGAGGCGGCCCTACCTTGATAACGCACTCTGGTCAGCCCGGTCTGTTGGAGAATGGCATGCCCTTGCATGGAACAGTAGATATCAGCCGTAAACGAGAGAGGACGAGACGTCACGTTGGCTGTGACATTTGTGGAAAGGTGTTCCGGGATGTCTACCACCTGAACCGACACAAATTGTCTCATTCCGGGGAAAAGCCATATGCTTGCCATGTCTGTGGCCTGCGATTCAAGCGGAAGGATAGGATGTCATACCATGTGCGGTCACACGATGGATCTGTGGGCAAACCTTACGTCTGTCAAAGCTGTGGAAAGGGGTTTTCAAG GCCAGACCATCTGAATGGACACATCAAGCAGGTTCACACAACAGAGAGACCCCATAAGTGTCAG ATTTGTAATGCCTCCTTTGCTACGAGAGATCGTCTGCGGTCCCACCTGGCTTGCCACGAGGACAAGATCCCGTGCCAGGTATGTGGGAAGTACCTCCGGGCAGCGTACATGACCGACCACCTCAAGAAACACAGTGAAGGACCTCACAACTACTGTAGCATATGCAACAAAG GTTTCTCCACTGCATCCTACCTTAAGGTGCACGTAAAAACGCACCACGGCTCGCCATTGCTCCCCGCTACCGCCCCAGCACACGGTGCCTTCCCCGAGCCGCAGAACCACGGCGGCACCCCCTACCACACGGGACGCCAGTGCGCAGTGGAAGGCAAGCGGCCGCCCACCCTGCTCCGCTCCACCTTGCCCCCCCCAGCATATGTCTCTTTATTGCTTTGTATTGGTCATaatctgctctgctgctgcttgtGGGGAAAACATGCTCTATCTGTCTTTTTAAAGCCTGACCAAAAACACaagcatacacaaacacatacgcACATAAAATATATAGGCATGCTTGCCTATGCAGTAATGCTAACACCAAAGGATCTATCCGCTCTCTGCGCCTCCATCAGCTAA